From a region of the Campylobacter showae genome:
- a CDS encoding basic amino acid ABC transporter substrate-binding protein yields the protein MKKIFALLLAALATLGAAELKIGTAANYPPFEYVDEQNKITGFDMDLVAELAKRAGFEYKIVNMSFDGLIPALKTGKIDAVASAMSATDDRRKSVDFTQAYYATENIYLRAKGNDAIASKEALNGKRVGVQQGTVQEIAANAIAGAKVVPAEDPVPLIMGLKKGKIDAVVLDSSIGYGFLKKNPELEEFYKENDGSEGFSMAFDKGKQADLIAKINAALDEMKKDGSYDKLLERYDLK from the coding sequence ATGAAAAAGATTTTTGCGCTGCTTTTAGCGGCTCTAGCTACGCTTGGCGCTGCCGAGCTAAAGATCGGTACAGCCGCCAACTATCCGCCGTTTGAGTACGTGGACGAGCAAAACAAAATCACGGGCTTTGACATGGATCTAGTCGCAGAACTCGCTAAACGCGCGGGTTTTGAGTACAAGATCGTAAATATGAGCTTTGACGGCCTAATCCCAGCTCTAAAAACGGGCAAGATCGACGCCGTAGCAAGCGCTATGAGTGCGACCGACGATAGACGAAAGTCGGTTGATTTCACGCAGGCTTACTACGCTACGGAAAATATCTATTTGCGCGCTAAAGGCAACGACGCTATTGCGAGCAAAGAGGCTCTAAACGGCAAAAGAGTGGGCGTACAACAAGGCACCGTCCAAGAGATCGCCGCTAACGCTATCGCAGGCGCTAAAGTCGTGCCTGCCGAGGATCCGGTTCCGCTAATCATGGGACTAAAAAAGGGCAAAATAGACGCGGTAGTGCTTGATAGTTCGATCGGTTACGGGTTTTTAAAGAAAAATCCGGAGCTTGAGGAATTTTACAAAGAAAACGACGGTAGCGAGGGCTTTTCTATGGCGTTTGACAAAGGCAAGCAAGCCGATTTAATCGCTAAAATAAACGCCGCGCTTGATGAGATGAAAAAAGACGGCAGCTACGACAAACTGCTAGAAAGATATGATCTGAAATAA
- a CDS encoding hydroxymethylpyrimidine/phosphomethylpyrimidine kinase, with translation MKNPKKNILIIAGSDSVGGAGVQADIKTCEAYGCYSATAITALTAQNTNGVSAVMPVTPEFLNAQLEAVCTELKFDAVKIGMLFNEQLIAYVKAWLEQNRGISAVIDPVCVAKSGAKLLQEGAINALKELLSLARIATPNLDEARILGLNFDGERLNLGADLPCDVVLKRTQTSEICEDTLYKKSGEVVKFNEPLERPTIMHGAGCSFATAIACALACGADEVTAIRLAKAFVANAIKNAHGSNFGMRLLDHKAAGANRG, from the coding sequence ATGAAAAATCCTAAAAAAAATATCCTAATCATCGCAGGCAGCGACAGCGTCGGGGGTGCCGGCGTGCAAGCGGATATAAAAACCTGCGAGGCCTACGGCTGCTACAGCGCGACCGCGATCACTGCACTAACCGCGCAAAACACGAACGGCGTGAGCGCGGTGATGCCAGTAACGCCCGAGTTTTTAAACGCGCAACTAGAAGCAGTCTGCACCGAGCTAAAATTTGACGCCGTAAAGATCGGCATGCTCTTTAACGAACAGCTCATAGCCTACGTCAAAGCCTGGCTAGAGCAAAACAGAGGCATAAGCGCCGTGATAGACCCCGTCTGCGTGGCGAAATCAGGCGCCAAGCTACTGCAAGAGGGCGCCATAAACGCGCTAAAAGAGCTTTTAAGCCTCGCCCGCATTGCGACGCCGAATTTAGACGAAGCGCGCATTTTGGGATTAAATTTTGACGGCGAGCGGTTAAATTTGGGTGCGGATCTGCCCTGCGACGTGGTGCTAAAACGCACTCAAACGAGCGAGATTTGCGAGGATACGCTTTATAAAAAAAGCGGCGAGGTAGTTAAATTTAATGAGCCGCTAGAGCGTCCCACAATCATGCACGGCGCGGGATGTAGCTTTGCCACGGCTATCGCATGCGCCCTAGCGTGTGGTGCAGACGAGGTAACGGCGATCAGACTCGCCAAAGCCTTTGTCGCAAACGCGATTAAAAACGCCCACGGCTCAAATTTCGGCATGCGGCTACTAGATCACAAAGCAGCGGGCGCAAACCGTGGCTGA
- the thiE gene encoding thiamine phosphate synthase: protein MAEIYAITDDILTPENSVLKQTRELLECGVKVLQYRTKIEPKNERVAVALKELCERYGARFIVNDDVKFAAKIGANAVHIGKDDGGVKAARKILGEDAFIGVSCYDDLNLALRAQDEGASYAAFGAVFASPTKPNAPLCKFETIMRAKEILRIPVCVIGGINAANIAQIAALNPGYIAVISALYRPASIKENLRNLQAFL from the coding sequence GTGGCTGAAATTTATGCTATCACGGACGACATCCTAACGCCCGAAAACAGCGTACTCAAACAAACTCGCGAGCTGCTAGAGTGCGGAGTGAAAGTTTTGCAGTACCGCACTAAAATCGAGCCAAAAAACGAGCGCGTAGCTGTTGCGCTAAAAGAGCTTTGCGAGCGTTACGGCGCGAGATTTATCGTAAACGACGACGTCAAATTTGCCGCAAAAATAGGCGCAAACGCCGTGCATATCGGCAAGGACGACGGCGGAGTAAAGGCCGCTCGCAAGATCCTAGGCGAGGACGCTTTCATCGGCGTTAGTTGCTACGACGACTTAAATTTGGCGCTAAGGGCACAGGACGAGGGTGCTTCGTACGCAGCATTTGGTGCCGTGTTTGCGAGCCCGACCAAACCAAACGCTCCGCTTTGCAAATTTGAAACTATAATGCGCGCAAAGGAAATTTTACGTATCCCAGTTTGCGTGATCGGCGGCATAAACGCGGCAAATATCGCGCAAATCGCCGCTCTAAATCCAGGCTACATCGCCGTTATCTCAGCGCTCTACCGCCCCGCATCCATAAAAGAAAATTTGCGAAATTTGCAAGCGTTTTTGTAA
- a CDS encoding NAD(P)H-dependent oxidoreductase, producing MKTLIILAHPGIQNSVINKRLLQEALKEPQRFSVHDLTQVYGSGDIDAAHEQELIRAHDALVLQFPLHNFSCPPILKSWIDAVMTHGFAYGRGSDGIAGRKVALAVTAGIKKSDYCPQGRYHFSLREVLTPFELAFKYYFRADYRDFFAFYGAEETPGVDYVSSQGDLERGAREYAEFLRNLG from the coding sequence ATGAAAACTCTAATCATCTTAGCTCACCCGGGCATCCAAAACTCGGTCATAAACAAACGCCTACTGCAAGAAGCTCTCAAAGAGCCGCAGCGCTTTAGCGTTCATGATTTGACGCAGGTTTACGGGAGCGGCGATATCGATGCCGCGCACGAGCAAGAGCTCATCAGAGCCCACGACGCCCTCGTTTTGCAGTTTCCGCTTCACAACTTCTCCTGCCCTCCGATTTTAAAATCATGGATCGACGCGGTGATGACGCACGGTTTTGCCTATGGGCGCGGCTCGGACGGTATCGCGGGCCGCAAGGTGGCGCTAGCCGTGACCGCAGGCATCAAAAAGAGCGACTACTGCCCGCAAGGACGCTATCATTTTAGCCTGCGCGAGGTTCTTACGCCGTTTGAGCTTGCATTTAAATACTATTTTCGCGCCGATTACCGCGACTTTTTCGCATTTTACGGCGCCGAGGAGACCCCGGGCGTGGACTACGTATCAAGCCAGGGCGATTTAGAGCGCGGAGCTAGAGAATACGCGGAGTTTTTGCGAAATTTAGGCTAA